Proteins encoded in a region of the Alkalinema sp. FACHB-956 genome:
- the shc gene encoding squalene--hopene cyclase gives MQLQDRPSKSQSPLETAIAASQNYLLSLQTQEGYWWALLESNVTITAEAVLLHKIWGTDRIRPMDKVETYLRNQQRESGGWELYYGDGGDLSTSVEAYMALKLLGVSTEDPAMVKARRFILSKGGVTKTRIFTKMHLALIGCYDWRGLPSIPPWIMLLPTEISPFTIYEMSSWARGSTVPLLIVFDQKPVWLVQPAITLDELYVEGVTRAKFELPTQGDWTDVFVWADQAFKVAEELNLVPFRREGLKAAEQWILERQEATGDWGGIIPAMLNSLLALKALNYAASDPIVVRGLAAVDRFAVETAEEYWVQPCVSPVWDTALVMRSLVDSGLEADHPALQKGAQWLLDKQILDYGDWMVKNRKGMPGGWAFEFENRFYPDVDDTAVVVMALLQVRMQDEAVKQQAVKRAVDWIATMQCKPGGWAAFDLDNDQDWLNLVPYGDLKAMIDPNTADVTARVLEMMGNLQAQMPGIALQTVLNEPQIQRGLDYLIQEQEPEGCWYGRWGVNYIYGTAGVLAALATIAPTRYRSAMTRGAQWLVGCQNADGGWGETCESYKDRRLMGQGDSTASQTAWAVIGLLAAGEATQNFATEAIERGVQYLLTTQGSNGAWEEVWFTGTGFPQHFYLKYHLYYQHFPLTALGRYQAWQQKQALL, from the coding sequence ATGCAACTTCAAGACCGACCCAGTAAATCCCAGAGTCCTTTAGAAACTGCGATCGCGGCCAGTCAGAACTATTTACTTTCCCTGCAAACCCAGGAAGGTTACTGGTGGGCACTGCTCGAATCCAACGTGACGATTACCGCAGAAGCTGTCCTGCTGCACAAGATTTGGGGCACCGATCGCATCCGTCCCATGGATAAGGTGGAAACCTACCTGCGTAATCAGCAACGGGAATCCGGTGGCTGGGAGCTGTATTACGGTGATGGCGGAGATCTGAGCACCTCCGTGGAAGCGTACATGGCGCTGAAGCTATTGGGCGTTTCAACCGAGGATCCCGCCATGGTCAAAGCCCGACGGTTTATCTTGTCCAAGGGCGGGGTGACGAAGACGCGGATTTTCACCAAAATGCATTTGGCGCTGATCGGCTGCTATGACTGGCGGGGATTGCCCTCAATTCCGCCTTGGATCATGCTACTGCCAACGGAAATTTCGCCCTTTACGATCTATGAAATGTCCAGTTGGGCGCGGGGCAGTACGGTGCCCTTGCTGATTGTGTTTGACCAAAAACCGGTGTGGTTGGTGCAGCCTGCGATTACCCTAGACGAACTCTACGTGGAAGGCGTGACGCGGGCCAAGTTTGAACTGCCCACCCAGGGCGATTGGACGGATGTGTTTGTCTGGGCCGATCAAGCCTTTAAGGTGGCGGAGGAACTGAATTTAGTGCCCTTTCGCAGGGAGGGACTGAAGGCCGCAGAACAATGGATTCTGGAACGCCAAGAAGCTACGGGCGATTGGGGTGGCATCATTCCCGCAATGTTGAATTCGCTTTTAGCCTTGAAAGCCTTAAATTACGCGGCCAGTGATCCGATCGTGGTGCGGGGACTGGCAGCGGTCGATCGCTTTGCGGTGGAGACGGCGGAGGAATACTGGGTGCAGCCCTGCGTGTCTCCGGTGTGGGATACGGCCTTGGTCATGCGATCGCTGGTGGATTCTGGGCTGGAGGCCGATCACCCCGCTTTGCAAAAAGGTGCGCAGTGGTTACTGGATAAACAGATTTTGGATTACGGCGATTGGATGGTGAAAAACCGCAAAGGAATGCCGGGGGGATGGGCCTTTGAATTTGAAAATCGCTTTTATCCTGACGTGGATGATACCGCTGTCGTGGTCATGGCGTTATTGCAGGTGAGAATGCAAGATGAAGCTGTGAAGCAACAGGCCGTCAAACGGGCGGTGGATTGGATCGCTACGATGCAATGTAAACCCGGTGGCTGGGCGGCCTTTGATTTGGACAACGATCAGGATTGGCTGAATCTGGTGCCCTATGGGGACTTGAAGGCGATGATCGATCCCAATACGGCGGATGTGACGGCGCGGGTGTTGGAGATGATGGGTAACCTTCAGGCGCAGATGCCCGGAATTGCTCTGCAAACGGTCTTGAATGAGCCGCAAATCCAGCGTGGGTTAGATTACCTCATCCAGGAGCAGGAACCGGAAGGCTGTTGGTACGGGCGTTGGGGGGTGAATTACATCTACGGCACGGCGGGGGTGTTAGCAGCCTTGGCCACGATAGCGCCGACCCGCTATCGATCGGCCATGACGCGCGGGGCCCAGTGGCTGGTGGGTTGCCAGAATGCCGATGGGGGCTGGGGCGAAACCTGTGAAAGCTATAAGGATCGCCGCTTGATGGGGCAGGGGGACAGTACCGCTTCCCAAACGGCCTGGGCTGTCATCGGGCTGTTAGCGGCGGGGGAAGCCACGCAGAACTTTGCCACAGAAGCGATCGAACGGGGGGTGCAGTACTTGCTGACCACCCAGGGAAGCAATGGCGCATGGGAGGAAGTTTGGTTTACGGGGACGGGATTCCCGCAGCATTTCTATTTGAAATATCACCTGTATTACCAGCATTTCCCGCTGACGGCGTTGGGACGCTATCAAGCTTGGCAACAGAAACAAGCGCTGTTGTAG